One Vanessa cardui chromosome 22, ilVanCard2.1, whole genome shotgun sequence DNA window includes the following coding sequences:
- the LOC124539284 gene encoding calcium-independent phospholipase A2-gamma-like isoform X2: MSSLGGQWRIIRHYLSISNLNTEVEKLVQKIKPASPEQWESLIKKFERAVSVRIGQSVDVKNIEQIASQNKVNATTIETEAKVQNIKEKNDKEDKISQEGLTIGSDAKEITFEGLWQGLKLKKDLHFGKISEPTWKTNKPIITKTSIHSRTAYVISAIVTAETPECLLKRTEHFIEHLQQYPESRDYAIKEGAVRALLRVQHKLKKNDDVAINKKVNGLVNEALALMGYTGPTKNRGPNILSIDGGGIRGIIAIEILRHLERLTGRRVQEMFDYIIGVSTGAIIAAVIASGAGNLETANQMYHTLSKQMFGNTSLIGGTSRLVWSHSYYDTDAWEKLLKENLQDCTLTECNRHNTPKMALVSCVVNSGSRLAPFLFRTYECGFRVRSVFAGSSRAKLWHAVRASAAAPTYFTEFRLQGLLHQDGGIMVNNPTGVGLHEAKLLFGPNNMKNSTVISVGTGKALNKHLDYELMSKGLAKETSGTSWKDKFNKILDSATDTEGVHLVLNDLLPPGNYYRFNPPLMEECAMDEINPEKLQNMITDTMAYIRRNQHKFEQAAAMLVRKRTVTQRVMDYVHHRSQLMGISHAN; the protein is encoded by the exons ATGTCGTCGTTAGGAGGACAGTGGCGGATTATAAGGCACTACCTTTCTATAAGTAACTTAAATACTGAAGTTGAAAAATTAGTGCAGAAAATTAAACCTGCTTCACCCGAACAATGGGAAA GTTTGATTAAAAAGTTCGAAAGAGCTGTATCAGTCAGAATAGGCCAATCCGTTGATGtgaaaaatattgaacaaatagCTAGTCAGAATAAAGTAAATGCAACAACAATTGAAACCGAGGCAAAGGTACAGaatataaaagagaaaaatgATAAAGAGGACAAGATCAGCCAGGAGGGTCTGACCATAGGGTCAGATGCTAAAGAAATCACCTTCGAGGGTCTTTGGCAAGGACTTAAACTGAAAAAGGATCTTCATTTTGGCAAGATATCCGAACCCACCTGGAAGACAAACAAACCTATCATAACAAAG ACTTCAATCCATTCCCGGACAGCCTATGTGATATCAGCGATTGTGACAGCAGAAACACCTGAATGTCTCCTAAAAAGAACTGAACATTTCATAGAACATCTTCAACAATACCCCGAGTCTAGAGACTATGCTATTAAG GAAGGAGCAGTCAGAGCATTATTAAGGGTACAACATAAATTGAAGAAAAATGACGATGTAGCTATAAACAAGAAAGTCAACGGTCTTGTCAATGAG gcTTTAGCCCTAATGGGTTACACTGGTCCAACAAAGAATCGTGGTCCAAACATTCTGTCAATAGACGGTGGAGGCATCAGAGGAATTATAGCGATAGAGATATTAAGGCATTTGGAAAGATTAACGGGCAGGAGGGTGCAGGAAATGTTTGACTATATCATCGGTGTCAGTACAGGAGCTATCATTGCTGCTGTCATTG cTAGCGGCGCAGGTAACTTGGAAACTGCTAATCAAATGTACCACACCTTATCAAAACAAATGTTTGGAAACACATCTCTTATCGGTG GAACGTCTCGGCTGGTATGGAGTCACTCATACTATGACACAGATGCCTGGGAGAAGTTGCTAAAAGAGAACCTACAGGATTGCACTCTTACTGAGTGTAACAGACATAACACACCTaag ATGGCGCTGGTGTCGTGCGTTGTTAACTCAGGGTCTCGCCTGGCTCCGTTCCTGTTCCGCACGTACGAGTGCGGATTCCGGGTTCGCTCGGTTTTCGCTGGCAGTTCGCGTGCCAAGCTCTGGCACGCCGTTCGCGCCTCCGCAGCCGCGCCCACATACTTCACGGAGTTCCGTCTGCAGGGGCTTCTGCATCAG GATGGTGGCATAATGGTCAACAACCCAACCGGTGTGGGTCTGCATGAAGCTAAGTTGTTGTTTGGTCCGAACAATATGAAGAATAGCACAGTAATATCAGTGGGTACGGGAAAGGCTCTGAACAAGCATTTGGACTACGAGCTAATGAGCAAGGGACTAGCAAAGGAAACTTCTGGAACCAGCTGGAAGGACAAGTTCAATAAGATTCTGGACTCGGCTACTGATACCGAAG GTGTTCATCTAGTACTAAATGATCTGTTACCACCTGGCAACTATTACCGATTCAACCCCCCACTAATGGAAGAGTGCGCAATGGACGAAATCAATCCTGAAAAACTTCAAAACATGATCACAGACACGATGGCGTATATCAGGCGGAATCAGCATAAGTTTGAACAAGCCGCTGCCATGTTGGTAAGGAAACGAACGGTGACCCAAAGGGTAATGGATTATGTGCATCACAGGAGCCAGTTGATGGGTATATCCCATGCCAACTGA
- the LOC124539284 gene encoding calcium-independent phospholipase A2-gamma-like isoform X1, with product MSSLGGQWRIIRHYLSISNLNTEVEKLVQKIKPASPEQWESLIKKFERAVSVRIGQSVDVKNIEQIASQNKVNATTIETEAKVQNIKEKNDKEDKISQEGLTIGSDAKEITFEGLWQGLKLKKDLHFGKISEPTWKTNKPIITKTSIHSRTAYVISAIVTAETPECLLKRTEHFIEHLQQYPESRDYAIKNCLLQEGAVRALLRVQHKLKKNDDVAINKKVNGLVNEALALMGYTGPTKNRGPNILSIDGGGIRGIIAIEILRHLERLTGRRVQEMFDYIIGVSTGAIIAAVIASGAGNLETANQMYHTLSKQMFGNTSLIGGTSRLVWSHSYYDTDAWEKLLKENLQDCTLTECNRHNTPKMALVSCVVNSGSRLAPFLFRTYECGFRVRSVFAGSSRAKLWHAVRASAAAPTYFTEFRLQGLLHQDGGIMVNNPTGVGLHEAKLLFGPNNMKNSTVISVGTGKALNKHLDYELMSKGLAKETSGTSWKDKFNKILDSATDTEGVHLVLNDLLPPGNYYRFNPPLMEECAMDEINPEKLQNMITDTMAYIRRNQHKFEQAAAMLVRKRTVTQRVMDYVHHRSQLMGISHAN from the exons ATGTCGTCGTTAGGAGGACAGTGGCGGATTATAAGGCACTACCTTTCTATAAGTAACTTAAATACTGAAGTTGAAAAATTAGTGCAGAAAATTAAACCTGCTTCACCCGAACAATGGGAAA GTTTGATTAAAAAGTTCGAAAGAGCTGTATCAGTCAGAATAGGCCAATCCGTTGATGtgaaaaatattgaacaaatagCTAGTCAGAATAAAGTAAATGCAACAACAATTGAAACCGAGGCAAAGGTACAGaatataaaagagaaaaatgATAAAGAGGACAAGATCAGCCAGGAGGGTCTGACCATAGGGTCAGATGCTAAAGAAATCACCTTCGAGGGTCTTTGGCAAGGACTTAAACTGAAAAAGGATCTTCATTTTGGCAAGATATCCGAACCCACCTGGAAGACAAACAAACCTATCATAACAAAG ACTTCAATCCATTCCCGGACAGCCTATGTGATATCAGCGATTGTGACAGCAGAAACACCTGAATGTCTCCTAAAAAGAACTGAACATTTCATAGAACATCTTCAACAATACCCCGAGTCTAGAGACTATGCTATTAAG aattgtctaTTACAGGAAGGAGCAGTCAGAGCATTATTAAGGGTACAACATAAATTGAAGAAAAATGACGATGTAGCTATAAACAAGAAAGTCAACGGTCTTGTCAATGAG gcTTTAGCCCTAATGGGTTACACTGGTCCAACAAAGAATCGTGGTCCAAACATTCTGTCAATAGACGGTGGAGGCATCAGAGGAATTATAGCGATAGAGATATTAAGGCATTTGGAAAGATTAACGGGCAGGAGGGTGCAGGAAATGTTTGACTATATCATCGGTGTCAGTACAGGAGCTATCATTGCTGCTGTCATTG cTAGCGGCGCAGGTAACTTGGAAACTGCTAATCAAATGTACCACACCTTATCAAAACAAATGTTTGGAAACACATCTCTTATCGGTG GAACGTCTCGGCTGGTATGGAGTCACTCATACTATGACACAGATGCCTGGGAGAAGTTGCTAAAAGAGAACCTACAGGATTGCACTCTTACTGAGTGTAACAGACATAACACACCTaag ATGGCGCTGGTGTCGTGCGTTGTTAACTCAGGGTCTCGCCTGGCTCCGTTCCTGTTCCGCACGTACGAGTGCGGATTCCGGGTTCGCTCGGTTTTCGCTGGCAGTTCGCGTGCCAAGCTCTGGCACGCCGTTCGCGCCTCCGCAGCCGCGCCCACATACTTCACGGAGTTCCGTCTGCAGGGGCTTCTGCATCAG GATGGTGGCATAATGGTCAACAACCCAACCGGTGTGGGTCTGCATGAAGCTAAGTTGTTGTTTGGTCCGAACAATATGAAGAATAGCACAGTAATATCAGTGGGTACGGGAAAGGCTCTGAACAAGCATTTGGACTACGAGCTAATGAGCAAGGGACTAGCAAAGGAAACTTCTGGAACCAGCTGGAAGGACAAGTTCAATAAGATTCTGGACTCGGCTACTGATACCGAAG GTGTTCATCTAGTACTAAATGATCTGTTACCACCTGGCAACTATTACCGATTCAACCCCCCACTAATGGAAGAGTGCGCAATGGACGAAATCAATCCTGAAAAACTTCAAAACATGATCACAGACACGATGGCGTATATCAGGCGGAATCAGCATAAGTTTGAACAAGCCGCTGCCATGTTGGTAAGGAAACGAACGGTGACCCAAAGGGTAATGGATTATGTGCATCACAGGAGCCAGTTGATGGGTATATCCCATGCCAACTGA
- the LOC124539367 gene encoding uncharacterized protein LOC124539367: MEKCWRFFILMLFVGLSMVITTESTVPQPRAPNFQYFERPKYRYPYYDENGKGKLLYGYGGPELYQYKSYSPLEGIH; this comes from the exons ATGGAAAAGTGTTGGAGGTTTTTCATTTTAATg ctTTTCGTGGGTTTATCAATGGTGATCACCACGGAATCTACGGTTCCACAACCACGAGCGCCAAATTTCCAATATTTCGAAAG GCCAAAATACCGGTATCCATATTATGACGAAAATGGCAAAGGGAAGCTACTATACGGCTATGGAGGACCAGAATTATATCAATACAAATCATATTCGCCACTCGAAGGCATTcactaa
- the LOC124539421 gene encoding U6 snRNA-associated Sm-like protein LSm6: MSRKEALSSFIQQIHGRPVVVKLNSGVDYRGVLACLDGYMNIALEQTEEYVNGQLKNKYGDAFIRGNNVLYISTQKRRI; this comes from the exons ATGAGTCGTAAAGAAGCACTTTCTTCCTTTATCCAGCAAATCCATGGTCGCCCGGTGGTAGTGAAACTTAACAGCGGCGTCGATTATAGag GAGTTCTTGCATGTCTGGATGGATACATGAACATAGCATTGGAGCAAACTGAAGAATATGTTAACGGCCAGCTTAAGAACAAATACGGGGATGCTTTCATTAGAGGGAACAATGTTCTTTACATAAGCACACAAAAAAGAAGAATAtag